One window from the genome of Cervus elaphus chromosome 8, mCerEla1.1, whole genome shotgun sequence encodes:
- the CNKSR1 gene encoding connector enhancer of kinase suppressor of ras 1 isoform X1, with the protein MEPVATWTPRKVAAWLRGLDDSLQDYCFEDWELPGKYLLQLCPRSLEALTVCPLGHQEIILEGVEQLRALSAGLQSENLRSLTEGLLEGTRAFQSLVRGHLGGCAEPPADVLGAAVQLVHEARSLLFWLNRYLFSHLNDFSSCQAIGELCGELGQALQEDCPPAEKESKVLRIVSRGLSGPRGWGGMGLRLPSILPSTCQSSHVAEICCNILSCCPEELLEQKAVLKRVPLDDPSGLEIHTTSSCLHFVSRVGTQVPTDPQLQVLPGDEIVQVNEQVVVGWPHKNVVRELLREPDRVSLVLKKVPVPETPQQTPPRPLDSPCPVSPSPAPASVSPRTPSKDIFDFDLSSNPSPGPSSPAWTDSTSLGPEPLPSPPATPATHLAEVADTPEPPEHPDRSPVPGCRKSKGVATRRRVSCRELGLPDCDGWLLLRKVPGGFMGPRWRRCWFVLKGHTLYWYRQPQDEKAEGLINVSNYSLESGQDQKKKYVFQLTHNVYKPFIFAADTLTDLSMWVRHLITCISKYQSPGRASLPREEDCYSETEAEDPDDEAGSCSASPSPAQARSSLHGDPLPAATPQGSPRTSFSPAAADSSEGALERMVRGLRLGGVTLLGQQQPLTQEQWRSSFMRRNRDPQLNERVHRVRALQSTLKAKLQELQALEEVLGDPELTGEKFRRWKEQNQELYSEGLGAWGGEQAEGGSQVLNSDPKERSSHPPPSDPEEHSPLCPLTPESDPRPPDL; encoded by the exons ATGGAGCCAGTGGCGACCTGGACCCCCAGGAAGGTGGCGGCTTGGCTGAGAG GCCTGGACGATTCCCTGCAGGACTACTGTTTTGAGGACTGGGAGCTGCCTGGCAAGTACCTGCTCCAGCTTTGCCCCCGCAGCCTGGAGGCTCTAACCGTGTgtcctctgggccaccaggagaTCATCCTGGAAGGGGTGGAACAGCTCCGGGCCCTG AGCGCGGGGCTACAGTCAGAGAACCTGCGGAGCCTGACAGAGGGGCTGCTGGAGGGAACCCGGGCATTCCAGAGCTTGGTCCGAGGCCACTTGGGGGGCTGTGCAGAGCCCCCTGCAGATGTCCTTGGTGCGGCCGTGCAGCTGGTACACGAGGCCCGTTCCCTCCTCTTCTGGCTCAACAG GTACCTCTTCTCCCACTTAAATGACTTCTCATCTTGCCAGGCGATTGGGGAATTATGCGGGGAGCTGGGCCAGGCCTTGCAGGAG gACTGTCCACCGGCTGAGAAGGAAAGCAAAGTCCTGAGGATTGTGAGTCGGGGGCTGAGTGGGCCacggggatggggtgggatgggacTCAGGCTGCCCTCCATCCTGCCCTCCACCTGCCAGAGCAGCCACGTGGCCGAGATCTGCTGCAACATCCTGAGCTGCTGCCCGGAGGAGCTGCTGGAGCAGAAGGCTGTACTAAAGCGAGTGCCGCTGGACGATCCTTCG GGCCTGGAAATCCACACCACCAGCAGCTGCCTACACTTTGTGTCTCGAGTAGGCACCCAG GTCCCCACCGACCCCCAGCTGCAGGTCCTGCCTGGAGACGAGATTGTCCAGGTCAACGAGCAGGTGGTG GTGGGCTGGCCCCACAAAAACGTGGTGAGGGAGCTGCTGCGGGAGCCGGACAGGGTCAGTTTAGTGCTGAAGAAGGTCCCGGTGCCGGAGACCCCACAACAG ACCCCTCCTCGGCCCCTGGACTCACCATGCCCAGTGAGCCCATCACCGGCTCCAGCCTCCGTGTCTCCCAG GACCCCCTCTAAAGACATCTTTGACTTCGACCTGTCTTCAAACCCAAGTCCTGGACCCAGCTCTCCTGCCTGGACAG ACTCAACCTCCCTTGGCCCCgagcccctgcccagcccccctgCAACCCCAGCCACACACCTGGCAGAGGTGGCAGACACTCCGGAGCCCCCAGAACACCCTGATAGG AGTCCTGTCCCTGGCTGCAGGAAATCAAAAG GCGTGGCGACGCGCCGGCGGGTGTCGTGTCGGGAGCTGGGCCTGCCCGACTGTGATGGCTGGCTCTTGCTCCGCAAGGTGCCCGGGGGCTTCATGGGCCCGCGCTGGCGACGCTGCTGGTTCGTGCTCAAGGGACACACACTCTACTGGTACCGCCAGCCCCAG GATGAGAAGGCCGAGGGCCTCATCAATGTCTCCAACTACAGTCTGGAAAGTGGACAAGATCAGAAGAAAAAATA TGTGTTCCAGCTCACCCACAACGTGTACAAACCCTTCATCTTTGCTGCTGATACCCTGACGGACCTGAGTAT GTGGGTACGTCATCTCATTACCTGCATTTCCAAGTACCAGTCTCCAGGCCGGGCCTCCCTGCCCCGAGAGGAAG ACTGCTACAGCGAGACGGAAGCCGAAGATCCTGACGACGAGGCTGGATCCTGCTCTGCCTCA CCCAGCCCGGCCCAAGCTAGGAGTTCGCTCCATGGAGATCCATTACCTGCAGCCACCCCGCAGGGCAGCCCGCGGACCTCCTTCAGTCCGGCGGCGGCAG ACAGCAGCGAAGGGGCCCTCGAAAGAATGGTCCGGGGGCTGAGGCTGGGTGGCGTGACCCTGCTGGGCCAGCAGCAGCCCCTCACTCAGGAGCAATGGCGAAGCTCTTTCATGCGGCGCAACCGAGACCCGCAGCTCAATGAGCGAGTGCACCGTGTGCGCGCACTGCAGAGCACGCTCAAG GCAAAGCTGCAGGAGCTTCAGGCTCTGGAGGAAGTGCTGGGCGACCCCGAGCTCACCGGAGAGAAATTCCGCCGGTGGAAGGAGCAGAACCAGGAGCTCTACTCGGagggcctgggggcctggggaggggagcaggccGAGGGCGGCTCCCAAGTCCTGAACTCTGACCCCAAGGAACGGTCTTCCCACCCGCCACCCTCTGACCCCGAGGAGCACTCCCCTCTTTGCCCCCTGACTCCAGAGAGTGACCCCCGACCTCCTGACCTCTAA
- the CNKSR1 gene encoding connector enhancer of kinase suppressor of ras 1 isoform X4, whose protein sequence is MEPVATWTPRKVAAWLRGLDDSLQDYCFEDWELPGKYLLQLCPRSLEALTVCPLGHQEIILEGVEQLRALSAGLQSENLRSLTEGLLEGTRAFQSLVRGHLGGCAEPPADVLGAAVQLVHEARSLLFWLNRYLFSHLNDFSSCQAIGELCGELGQALQEDCPPAEKESKVLRISSHVAEICCNILSCCPEELLEQKAVLKRVPLDDPSGLEIHTTSSCLHFVSRVGTQVPTDPQLQVLPGDEIVQVNEQVVVGWPHKNVVRELLREPDRVSLVLKKVPVPETPQQTPPRPLDSPCPVSPSPAPASVSPRTPSKDIFDFDLSSNPSPGPSSPAWTDSTSLGPEPLPSPPATPATHLAEVADTPEPPEHPDRSPVPGCRKSKGVATRRRVSCRELGLPDCDGWLLLRKVPGGFMGPRWRRCWFVLKGHTLYWYRQPQDEKAEGLINVSNYSLESGQDQKKKYVFQLTHNVYKPFIFAADTLTDLSMWVRHLITCISKYQSPGRASLPREEDCYSETEAEDPDDEAGSCSASPSPAQARSSLHGDPLPAATPQGSPRTSFSPAAADSSEGALERMVRGLRLGGVTLLGQQQPLTQEQWRSSFMRRNRDPQLNERVHRVRALQSTLKAKLQELQALEEVLGDPELTGEKFRRWKEQNQELYSEGLGAWGGEQAEGGSQVLNSDPKERSSHPPPSDPEEHSPLCPLTPESDPRPPDL, encoded by the exons ATGGAGCCAGTGGCGACCTGGACCCCCAGGAAGGTGGCGGCTTGGCTGAGAG GCCTGGACGATTCCCTGCAGGACTACTGTTTTGAGGACTGGGAGCTGCCTGGCAAGTACCTGCTCCAGCTTTGCCCCCGCAGCCTGGAGGCTCTAACCGTGTgtcctctgggccaccaggagaTCATCCTGGAAGGGGTGGAACAGCTCCGGGCCCTG AGCGCGGGGCTACAGTCAGAGAACCTGCGGAGCCTGACAGAGGGGCTGCTGGAGGGAACCCGGGCATTCCAGAGCTTGGTCCGAGGCCACTTGGGGGGCTGTGCAGAGCCCCCTGCAGATGTCCTTGGTGCGGCCGTGCAGCTGGTACACGAGGCCCGTTCCCTCCTCTTCTGGCTCAACAG GTACCTCTTCTCCCACTTAAATGACTTCTCATCTTGCCAGGCGATTGGGGAATTATGCGGGGAGCTGGGCCAGGCCTTGCAGGAG gACTGTCCACCGGCTGAGAAGGAAAGCAAAGTCCTGAGGATT AGCAGCCACGTGGCCGAGATCTGCTGCAACATCCTGAGCTGCTGCCCGGAGGAGCTGCTGGAGCAGAAGGCTGTACTAAAGCGAGTGCCGCTGGACGATCCTTCG GGCCTGGAAATCCACACCACCAGCAGCTGCCTACACTTTGTGTCTCGAGTAGGCACCCAG GTCCCCACCGACCCCCAGCTGCAGGTCCTGCCTGGAGACGAGATTGTCCAGGTCAACGAGCAGGTGGTG GTGGGCTGGCCCCACAAAAACGTGGTGAGGGAGCTGCTGCGGGAGCCGGACAGGGTCAGTTTAGTGCTGAAGAAGGTCCCGGTGCCGGAGACCCCACAACAG ACCCCTCCTCGGCCCCTGGACTCACCATGCCCAGTGAGCCCATCACCGGCTCCAGCCTCCGTGTCTCCCAG GACCCCCTCTAAAGACATCTTTGACTTCGACCTGTCTTCAAACCCAAGTCCTGGACCCAGCTCTCCTGCCTGGACAG ACTCAACCTCCCTTGGCCCCgagcccctgcccagcccccctgCAACCCCAGCCACACACCTGGCAGAGGTGGCAGACACTCCGGAGCCCCCAGAACACCCTGATAGG AGTCCTGTCCCTGGCTGCAGGAAATCAAAAG GCGTGGCGACGCGCCGGCGGGTGTCGTGTCGGGAGCTGGGCCTGCCCGACTGTGATGGCTGGCTCTTGCTCCGCAAGGTGCCCGGGGGCTTCATGGGCCCGCGCTGGCGACGCTGCTGGTTCGTGCTCAAGGGACACACACTCTACTGGTACCGCCAGCCCCAG GATGAGAAGGCCGAGGGCCTCATCAATGTCTCCAACTACAGTCTGGAAAGTGGACAAGATCAGAAGAAAAAATA TGTGTTCCAGCTCACCCACAACGTGTACAAACCCTTCATCTTTGCTGCTGATACCCTGACGGACCTGAGTAT GTGGGTACGTCATCTCATTACCTGCATTTCCAAGTACCAGTCTCCAGGCCGGGCCTCCCTGCCCCGAGAGGAAG ACTGCTACAGCGAGACGGAAGCCGAAGATCCTGACGACGAGGCTGGATCCTGCTCTGCCTCA CCCAGCCCGGCCCAAGCTAGGAGTTCGCTCCATGGAGATCCATTACCTGCAGCCACCCCGCAGGGCAGCCCGCGGACCTCCTTCAGTCCGGCGGCGGCAG ACAGCAGCGAAGGGGCCCTCGAAAGAATGGTCCGGGGGCTGAGGCTGGGTGGCGTGACCCTGCTGGGCCAGCAGCAGCCCCTCACTCAGGAGCAATGGCGAAGCTCTTTCATGCGGCGCAACCGAGACCCGCAGCTCAATGAGCGAGTGCACCGTGTGCGCGCACTGCAGAGCACGCTCAAG GCAAAGCTGCAGGAGCTTCAGGCTCTGGAGGAAGTGCTGGGCGACCCCGAGCTCACCGGAGAGAAATTCCGCCGGTGGAAGGAGCAGAACCAGGAGCTCTACTCGGagggcctgggggcctggggaggggagcaggccGAGGGCGGCTCCCAAGTCCTGAACTCTGACCCCAAGGAACGGTCTTCCCACCCGCCACCCTCTGACCCCGAGGAGCACTCCCCTCTTTGCCCCCTGACTCCAGAGAGTGACCCCCGACCTCCTGACCTCTAA
- the CNKSR1 gene encoding connector enhancer of kinase suppressor of ras 1 isoform X5: MEPVATWTPRKVAAWLRGLDDSLQDYCFEDWELPGKYLLQLCPRSLEALTVCPLGHQEIILEGVEQLRALSAGLQSENLRSLTEGLLEGTRAFQSLVRGHLGGCAEPPADVLGAAVQLVHEARSLLFWLNRYLFSHLNDFSSCQAIGELCGELGQALQEDCPPAEKESKVLRIGLEIHTTSSCLHFVSRVGTQVPTDPQLQVLPGDEIVQVNEQVVVGWPHKNVVRELLREPDRVSLVLKKVPVPETPQQTPPRPLDSPCPVSPSPAPASVSPRTPSKDIFDFDLSSNPSPGPSSPAWTDSTSLGPEPLPSPPATPATHLAEVADTPEPPEHPDRSPVPGCRKSKGVATRRRVSCRELGLPDCDGWLLLRKVPGGFMGPRWRRCWFVLKGHTLYWYRQPQDEKAEGLINVSNYSLESGQDQKKKYVFQLTHNVYKPFIFAADTLTDLSMWVRHLITCISKYQSPGRASLPREEDCYSETEAEDPDDEAGSCSASPSPAQARSSLHGDPLPAATPQGSPRTSFSPAAADSSEGALERMVRGLRLGGVTLLGQQQPLTQEQWRSSFMRRNRDPQLNERVHRVRALQSTLKAKLQELQALEEVLGDPELTGEKFRRWKEQNQELYSEGLGAWGGEQAEGGSQVLNSDPKERSSHPPPSDPEEHSPLCPLTPESDPRPPDL; this comes from the exons ATGGAGCCAGTGGCGACCTGGACCCCCAGGAAGGTGGCGGCTTGGCTGAGAG GCCTGGACGATTCCCTGCAGGACTACTGTTTTGAGGACTGGGAGCTGCCTGGCAAGTACCTGCTCCAGCTTTGCCCCCGCAGCCTGGAGGCTCTAACCGTGTgtcctctgggccaccaggagaTCATCCTGGAAGGGGTGGAACAGCTCCGGGCCCTG AGCGCGGGGCTACAGTCAGAGAACCTGCGGAGCCTGACAGAGGGGCTGCTGGAGGGAACCCGGGCATTCCAGAGCTTGGTCCGAGGCCACTTGGGGGGCTGTGCAGAGCCCCCTGCAGATGTCCTTGGTGCGGCCGTGCAGCTGGTACACGAGGCCCGTTCCCTCCTCTTCTGGCTCAACAG GTACCTCTTCTCCCACTTAAATGACTTCTCATCTTGCCAGGCGATTGGGGAATTATGCGGGGAGCTGGGCCAGGCCTTGCAGGAG gACTGTCCACCGGCTGAGAAGGAAAGCAAAGTCCTGAGGATT GGCCTGGAAATCCACACCACCAGCAGCTGCCTACACTTTGTGTCTCGAGTAGGCACCCAG GTCCCCACCGACCCCCAGCTGCAGGTCCTGCCTGGAGACGAGATTGTCCAGGTCAACGAGCAGGTGGTG GTGGGCTGGCCCCACAAAAACGTGGTGAGGGAGCTGCTGCGGGAGCCGGACAGGGTCAGTTTAGTGCTGAAGAAGGTCCCGGTGCCGGAGACCCCACAACAG ACCCCTCCTCGGCCCCTGGACTCACCATGCCCAGTGAGCCCATCACCGGCTCCAGCCTCCGTGTCTCCCAG GACCCCCTCTAAAGACATCTTTGACTTCGACCTGTCTTCAAACCCAAGTCCTGGACCCAGCTCTCCTGCCTGGACAG ACTCAACCTCCCTTGGCCCCgagcccctgcccagcccccctgCAACCCCAGCCACACACCTGGCAGAGGTGGCAGACACTCCGGAGCCCCCAGAACACCCTGATAGG AGTCCTGTCCCTGGCTGCAGGAAATCAAAAG GCGTGGCGACGCGCCGGCGGGTGTCGTGTCGGGAGCTGGGCCTGCCCGACTGTGATGGCTGGCTCTTGCTCCGCAAGGTGCCCGGGGGCTTCATGGGCCCGCGCTGGCGACGCTGCTGGTTCGTGCTCAAGGGACACACACTCTACTGGTACCGCCAGCCCCAG GATGAGAAGGCCGAGGGCCTCATCAATGTCTCCAACTACAGTCTGGAAAGTGGACAAGATCAGAAGAAAAAATA TGTGTTCCAGCTCACCCACAACGTGTACAAACCCTTCATCTTTGCTGCTGATACCCTGACGGACCTGAGTAT GTGGGTACGTCATCTCATTACCTGCATTTCCAAGTACCAGTCTCCAGGCCGGGCCTCCCTGCCCCGAGAGGAAG ACTGCTACAGCGAGACGGAAGCCGAAGATCCTGACGACGAGGCTGGATCCTGCTCTGCCTCA CCCAGCCCGGCCCAAGCTAGGAGTTCGCTCCATGGAGATCCATTACCTGCAGCCACCCCGCAGGGCAGCCCGCGGACCTCCTTCAGTCCGGCGGCGGCAG ACAGCAGCGAAGGGGCCCTCGAAAGAATGGTCCGGGGGCTGAGGCTGGGTGGCGTGACCCTGCTGGGCCAGCAGCAGCCCCTCACTCAGGAGCAATGGCGAAGCTCTTTCATGCGGCGCAACCGAGACCCGCAGCTCAATGAGCGAGTGCACCGTGTGCGCGCACTGCAGAGCACGCTCAAG GCAAAGCTGCAGGAGCTTCAGGCTCTGGAGGAAGTGCTGGGCGACCCCGAGCTCACCGGAGAGAAATTCCGCCGGTGGAAGGAGCAGAACCAGGAGCTCTACTCGGagggcctgggggcctggggaggggagcaggccGAGGGCGGCTCCCAAGTCCTGAACTCTGACCCCAAGGAACGGTCTTCCCACCCGCCACCCTCTGACCCCGAGGAGCACTCCCCTCTTTGCCCCCTGACTCCAGAGAGTGACCCCCGACCTCCTGACCTCTAA
- the CNKSR1 gene encoding connector enhancer of kinase suppressor of ras 1 isoform X2: protein MEPVATWTPRKVAAWLRGLDDSLQDYCFEDWELPGKYLLQLCPRSLEALTVCPLGHQEIILEGVEQLRALSAGLQSENLRSLTEGLLEGTRAFQSLVRGHLGGCAEPPADVLGAAVQLVHEARSLLFWLNRYLFSHLNDFSSCQAIGELCGELGQALQEDCPPAEKESKVLRIVSRGLSGPRGWGGMGLRLPSILPSTCQSSHVAEICCNILSCCPEELLEQKAVLKRVPLDDPSGLEIHTTSSCLHFVSRVGTQVPTDPQLQVLPGDEIVQVNEQVGWPHKNVVRELLREPDRVSLVLKKVPVPETPQQTPPRPLDSPCPVSPSPAPASVSPRTPSKDIFDFDLSSNPSPGPSSPAWTDSTSLGPEPLPSPPATPATHLAEVADTPEPPEHPDRSPVPGCRKSKGVATRRRVSCRELGLPDCDGWLLLRKVPGGFMGPRWRRCWFVLKGHTLYWYRQPQDEKAEGLINVSNYSLESGQDQKKKYVFQLTHNVYKPFIFAADTLTDLSMWVRHLITCISKYQSPGRASLPREEDCYSETEAEDPDDEAGSCSASPSPAQARSSLHGDPLPAATPQGSPRTSFSPAAADSSEGALERMVRGLRLGGVTLLGQQQPLTQEQWRSSFMRRNRDPQLNERVHRVRALQSTLKAKLQELQALEEVLGDPELTGEKFRRWKEQNQELYSEGLGAWGGEQAEGGSQVLNSDPKERSSHPPPSDPEEHSPLCPLTPESDPRPPDL from the exons ATGGAGCCAGTGGCGACCTGGACCCCCAGGAAGGTGGCGGCTTGGCTGAGAG GCCTGGACGATTCCCTGCAGGACTACTGTTTTGAGGACTGGGAGCTGCCTGGCAAGTACCTGCTCCAGCTTTGCCCCCGCAGCCTGGAGGCTCTAACCGTGTgtcctctgggccaccaggagaTCATCCTGGAAGGGGTGGAACAGCTCCGGGCCCTG AGCGCGGGGCTACAGTCAGAGAACCTGCGGAGCCTGACAGAGGGGCTGCTGGAGGGAACCCGGGCATTCCAGAGCTTGGTCCGAGGCCACTTGGGGGGCTGTGCAGAGCCCCCTGCAGATGTCCTTGGTGCGGCCGTGCAGCTGGTACACGAGGCCCGTTCCCTCCTCTTCTGGCTCAACAG GTACCTCTTCTCCCACTTAAATGACTTCTCATCTTGCCAGGCGATTGGGGAATTATGCGGGGAGCTGGGCCAGGCCTTGCAGGAG gACTGTCCACCGGCTGAGAAGGAAAGCAAAGTCCTGAGGATTGTGAGTCGGGGGCTGAGTGGGCCacggggatggggtgggatgggacTCAGGCTGCCCTCCATCCTGCCCTCCACCTGCCAGAGCAGCCACGTGGCCGAGATCTGCTGCAACATCCTGAGCTGCTGCCCGGAGGAGCTGCTGGAGCAGAAGGCTGTACTAAAGCGAGTGCCGCTGGACGATCCTTCG GGCCTGGAAATCCACACCACCAGCAGCTGCCTACACTTTGTGTCTCGAGTAGGCACCCAG GTCCCCACCGACCCCCAGCTGCAGGTCCTGCCTGGAGACGAGATTGTCCAGGTCAACGAGCAG GTGGGCTGGCCCCACAAAAACGTGGTGAGGGAGCTGCTGCGGGAGCCGGACAGGGTCAGTTTAGTGCTGAAGAAGGTCCCGGTGCCGGAGACCCCACAACAG ACCCCTCCTCGGCCCCTGGACTCACCATGCCCAGTGAGCCCATCACCGGCTCCAGCCTCCGTGTCTCCCAG GACCCCCTCTAAAGACATCTTTGACTTCGACCTGTCTTCAAACCCAAGTCCTGGACCCAGCTCTCCTGCCTGGACAG ACTCAACCTCCCTTGGCCCCgagcccctgcccagcccccctgCAACCCCAGCCACACACCTGGCAGAGGTGGCAGACACTCCGGAGCCCCCAGAACACCCTGATAGG AGTCCTGTCCCTGGCTGCAGGAAATCAAAAG GCGTGGCGACGCGCCGGCGGGTGTCGTGTCGGGAGCTGGGCCTGCCCGACTGTGATGGCTGGCTCTTGCTCCGCAAGGTGCCCGGGGGCTTCATGGGCCCGCGCTGGCGACGCTGCTGGTTCGTGCTCAAGGGACACACACTCTACTGGTACCGCCAGCCCCAG GATGAGAAGGCCGAGGGCCTCATCAATGTCTCCAACTACAGTCTGGAAAGTGGACAAGATCAGAAGAAAAAATA TGTGTTCCAGCTCACCCACAACGTGTACAAACCCTTCATCTTTGCTGCTGATACCCTGACGGACCTGAGTAT GTGGGTACGTCATCTCATTACCTGCATTTCCAAGTACCAGTCTCCAGGCCGGGCCTCCCTGCCCCGAGAGGAAG ACTGCTACAGCGAGACGGAAGCCGAAGATCCTGACGACGAGGCTGGATCCTGCTCTGCCTCA CCCAGCCCGGCCCAAGCTAGGAGTTCGCTCCATGGAGATCCATTACCTGCAGCCACCCCGCAGGGCAGCCCGCGGACCTCCTTCAGTCCGGCGGCGGCAG ACAGCAGCGAAGGGGCCCTCGAAAGAATGGTCCGGGGGCTGAGGCTGGGTGGCGTGACCCTGCTGGGCCAGCAGCAGCCCCTCACTCAGGAGCAATGGCGAAGCTCTTTCATGCGGCGCAACCGAGACCCGCAGCTCAATGAGCGAGTGCACCGTGTGCGCGCACTGCAGAGCACGCTCAAG GCAAAGCTGCAGGAGCTTCAGGCTCTGGAGGAAGTGCTGGGCGACCCCGAGCTCACCGGAGAGAAATTCCGCCGGTGGAAGGAGCAGAACCAGGAGCTCTACTCGGagggcctgggggcctggggaggggagcaggccGAGGGCGGCTCCCAAGTCCTGAACTCTGACCCCAAGGAACGGTCTTCCCACCCGCCACCCTCTGACCCCGAGGAGCACTCCCCTCTTTGCCCCCTGACTCCAGAGAGTGACCCCCGACCTCCTGACCTCTAA
- the CNKSR1 gene encoding connector enhancer of kinase suppressor of ras 1 isoform X3: MSPGLDDSLQDYCFEDWELPGKYLLQLCPRSLEALTVCPLGHQEIILEGVEQLRALSAGLQSENLRSLTEGLLEGTRAFQSLVRGHLGGCAEPPADVLGAAVQLVHEARSLLFWLNRYLFSHLNDFSSCQAIGELCGELGQALQEDCPPAEKESKVLRIVSRGLSGPRGWGGMGLRLPSILPSTCQSSHVAEICCNILSCCPEELLEQKAVLKRVPLDDPSGLEIHTTSSCLHFVSRVGTQVPTDPQLQVLPGDEIVQVNEQVVVGWPHKNVVRELLREPDRVSLVLKKVPVPETPQQTPPRPLDSPCPVSPSPAPASVSPRTPSKDIFDFDLSSNPSPGPSSPAWTDSTSLGPEPLPSPPATPATHLAEVADTPEPPEHPDRSPVPGCRKSKGVATRRRVSCRELGLPDCDGWLLLRKVPGGFMGPRWRRCWFVLKGHTLYWYRQPQDEKAEGLINVSNYSLESGQDQKKKYVFQLTHNVYKPFIFAADTLTDLSMWVRHLITCISKYQSPGRASLPREEDCYSETEAEDPDDEAGSCSASPSPAQARSSLHGDPLPAATPQGSPRTSFSPAAADSSEGALERMVRGLRLGGVTLLGQQQPLTQEQWRSSFMRRNRDPQLNERVHRVRALQSTLKAKLQELQALEEVLGDPELTGEKFRRWKEQNQELYSEGLGAWGGEQAEGGSQVLNSDPKERSSHPPPSDPEEHSPLCPLTPESDPRPPDL, from the exons ATGAGCCCAG GCCTGGACGATTCCCTGCAGGACTACTGTTTTGAGGACTGGGAGCTGCCTGGCAAGTACCTGCTCCAGCTTTGCCCCCGCAGCCTGGAGGCTCTAACCGTGTgtcctctgggccaccaggagaTCATCCTGGAAGGGGTGGAACAGCTCCGGGCCCTG AGCGCGGGGCTACAGTCAGAGAACCTGCGGAGCCTGACAGAGGGGCTGCTGGAGGGAACCCGGGCATTCCAGAGCTTGGTCCGAGGCCACTTGGGGGGCTGTGCAGAGCCCCCTGCAGATGTCCTTGGTGCGGCCGTGCAGCTGGTACACGAGGCCCGTTCCCTCCTCTTCTGGCTCAACAG GTACCTCTTCTCCCACTTAAATGACTTCTCATCTTGCCAGGCGATTGGGGAATTATGCGGGGAGCTGGGCCAGGCCTTGCAGGAG gACTGTCCACCGGCTGAGAAGGAAAGCAAAGTCCTGAGGATTGTGAGTCGGGGGCTGAGTGGGCCacggggatggggtgggatgggacTCAGGCTGCCCTCCATCCTGCCCTCCACCTGCCAGAGCAGCCACGTGGCCGAGATCTGCTGCAACATCCTGAGCTGCTGCCCGGAGGAGCTGCTGGAGCAGAAGGCTGTACTAAAGCGAGTGCCGCTGGACGATCCTTCG GGCCTGGAAATCCACACCACCAGCAGCTGCCTACACTTTGTGTCTCGAGTAGGCACCCAG GTCCCCACCGACCCCCAGCTGCAGGTCCTGCCTGGAGACGAGATTGTCCAGGTCAACGAGCAGGTGGTG GTGGGCTGGCCCCACAAAAACGTGGTGAGGGAGCTGCTGCGGGAGCCGGACAGGGTCAGTTTAGTGCTGAAGAAGGTCCCGGTGCCGGAGACCCCACAACAG ACCCCTCCTCGGCCCCTGGACTCACCATGCCCAGTGAGCCCATCACCGGCTCCAGCCTCCGTGTCTCCCAG GACCCCCTCTAAAGACATCTTTGACTTCGACCTGTCTTCAAACCCAAGTCCTGGACCCAGCTCTCCTGCCTGGACAG ACTCAACCTCCCTTGGCCCCgagcccctgcccagcccccctgCAACCCCAGCCACACACCTGGCAGAGGTGGCAGACACTCCGGAGCCCCCAGAACACCCTGATAGG AGTCCTGTCCCTGGCTGCAGGAAATCAAAAG GCGTGGCGACGCGCCGGCGGGTGTCGTGTCGGGAGCTGGGCCTGCCCGACTGTGATGGCTGGCTCTTGCTCCGCAAGGTGCCCGGGGGCTTCATGGGCCCGCGCTGGCGACGCTGCTGGTTCGTGCTCAAGGGACACACACTCTACTGGTACCGCCAGCCCCAG GATGAGAAGGCCGAGGGCCTCATCAATGTCTCCAACTACAGTCTGGAAAGTGGACAAGATCAGAAGAAAAAATA TGTGTTCCAGCTCACCCACAACGTGTACAAACCCTTCATCTTTGCTGCTGATACCCTGACGGACCTGAGTAT GTGGGTACGTCATCTCATTACCTGCATTTCCAAGTACCAGTCTCCAGGCCGGGCCTCCCTGCCCCGAGAGGAAG ACTGCTACAGCGAGACGGAAGCCGAAGATCCTGACGACGAGGCTGGATCCTGCTCTGCCTCA CCCAGCCCGGCCCAAGCTAGGAGTTCGCTCCATGGAGATCCATTACCTGCAGCCACCCCGCAGGGCAGCCCGCGGACCTCCTTCAGTCCGGCGGCGGCAG ACAGCAGCGAAGGGGCCCTCGAAAGAATGGTCCGGGGGCTGAGGCTGGGTGGCGTGACCCTGCTGGGCCAGCAGCAGCCCCTCACTCAGGAGCAATGGCGAAGCTCTTTCATGCGGCGCAACCGAGACCCGCAGCTCAATGAGCGAGTGCACCGTGTGCGCGCACTGCAGAGCACGCTCAAG GCAAAGCTGCAGGAGCTTCAGGCTCTGGAGGAAGTGCTGGGCGACCCCGAGCTCACCGGAGAGAAATTCCGCCGGTGGAAGGAGCAGAACCAGGAGCTCTACTCGGagggcctgggggcctggggaggggagcaggccGAGGGCGGCTCCCAAGTCCTGAACTCTGACCCCAAGGAACGGTCTTCCCACCCGCCACCCTCTGACCCCGAGGAGCACTCCCCTCTTTGCCCCCTGACTCCAGAGAGTGACCCCCGACCTCCTGACCTCTAA